From Alienimonas californiensis, a single genomic window includes:
- a CDS encoding DUF1592 domain-containing protein translates to MRFAPAARFAPLFAAACGPFLVPLTAGAADPAPESATHYADVVRPQLVEYCGDCHAPDDEDNHVNFLAATTDGAINDARGLWGSVAEQLRNRTMPPADSAFQPTEDERRELADWIDGFLRATACERGPYAGPVVARRLNRQEYDNTLRDLLYVDLRPAEDFPADGAGGEGFDNNGETLFSSPILLERYLAATAEVLDAAISTPRLNHTIPPSKLRPVPEENADAPRTLKPGETLSAPLTVYVAADVTVAVKFERDAAGPVTLNVDGVPVGALSVDDAGGVPPRAKATLRLERGDHVLELTNPGKSPLRINGIGVWDDRPDAPRDDALVAHERLLGVPPYQRPDAPRAGARDALARLARRAFRRPVEPAEVEALMTLYDRSARRGDPWEESVKLAARGVLLSPKFLFRTEPPQESGSPADGSEEGEPQLVDDHALASRLSYFLWASMPDEALFELADAGRLSDPAVLDAQVDRMLADPKANGLAKHFAGQWLGTREVGGRIAPDVNRFRAIFSDELLDDLNAQPAEWFLYLLREDRPLREVIDADYAVVNERLSYHYGLAEPPEKLRGDAGKTADRGKKWMHEKKVDSAFRRFDLKGEDRARRGGVLGLGGALLASSYSQRTSPVLRGAWVLETLLGIKVPSPPPDVPELKGGNNSKGTVREKLARHRADPACSACHNLMDPVGFALDNYDILGRWRTEEGGAPIDASATLPDGEAFEGPEGLRRVLLKQEDRVVRHLAAKLLGYALGRSLEDGDDCTIDRVVAEATENGATTRALVKAVVRSVPFRMIARDPAPPHDAAHENAPDEQSGAKR, encoded by the coding sequence GTGCGTTTCGCTCCCGCCGCGCGCTTCGCCCCGCTGTTCGCCGCGGCGTGCGGCCCGTTCCTCGTCCCGCTGACCGCGGGGGCGGCGGACCCGGCGCCGGAGTCCGCGACGCATTACGCGGACGTCGTGCGGCCCCAACTCGTCGAGTACTGCGGGGACTGCCACGCCCCGGACGACGAGGACAACCACGTCAACTTCCTCGCCGCCACGACCGACGGGGCGATCAACGACGCCCGGGGCCTGTGGGGCAGCGTCGCGGAGCAACTCCGCAACCGCACGATGCCGCCGGCCGATTCGGCGTTCCAACCGACCGAGGACGAGCGCCGGGAGCTGGCCGATTGGATCGACGGCTTCCTACGGGCCACCGCCTGCGAGCGCGGGCCGTACGCCGGGCCGGTCGTCGCCCGGCGGCTGAACCGGCAGGAGTACGACAACACGCTGCGGGACCTGCTGTACGTCGACCTGCGGCCGGCCGAGGACTTCCCCGCCGACGGCGCCGGCGGCGAGGGCTTCGACAACAACGGCGAAACGCTGTTCTCCTCGCCGATCCTGCTGGAGCGCTACCTCGCCGCGACCGCCGAGGTGTTGGACGCCGCGATCTCCACGCCGCGGCTCAATCACACGATCCCCCCGTCGAAGTTGCGGCCCGTTCCCGAGGAGAACGCCGACGCCCCGCGGACGCTGAAGCCCGGCGAGACGCTGTCGGCGCCGCTGACGGTGTACGTCGCCGCGGACGTCACCGTCGCGGTGAAGTTCGAGCGGGACGCCGCCGGCCCGGTGACGTTGAACGTGGACGGCGTGCCGGTGGGCGCGCTCTCCGTGGACGACGCCGGCGGCGTGCCGCCCCGGGCCAAGGCGACCCTGCGGTTGGAACGCGGCGATCACGTGCTGGAACTGACCAATCCCGGCAAGTCGCCGCTGCGGATTAACGGGATCGGCGTCTGGGACGATCGCCCGGACGCCCCCCGCGACGACGCCCTTGTCGCCCATGAACGGCTGCTGGGCGTCCCCCCTTACCAACGGCCGGACGCCCCGCGGGCCGGCGCCCGGGACGCCCTCGCCCGGCTGGCCCGGCGGGCCTTCCGGCGGCCGGTCGAGCCGGCGGAGGTGGAGGCCCTGATGACGCTCTACGACCGCTCCGCACGCCGCGGCGATCCGTGGGAGGAATCGGTCAAGCTCGCCGCCCGCGGCGTGCTGCTCTCCCCGAAGTTCCTGTTCCGCACTGAACCGCCGCAGGAGAGCGGGTCCCCGGCGGACGGATCGGAAGAGGGCGAACCGCAACTGGTGGACGACCACGCCCTCGCCTCGCGGTTGAGCTACTTCCTCTGGGCCTCAATGCCGGACGAGGCGCTGTTCGAACTGGCCGACGCCGGCCGACTGTCGGACCCGGCCGTCCTGGACGCCCAGGTGGACCGGATGCTGGCCGACCCGAAGGCCAACGGCCTGGCGAAGCACTTCGCCGGGCAGTGGCTCGGGACCCGCGAGGTCGGCGGGCGAATCGCCCCGGACGTCAACCGCTTCCGGGCGATCTTCAGCGACGAACTGCTGGACGATCTGAACGCCCAACCGGCGGAATGGTTCCTCTATCTGCTGAGGGAGGACCGCCCGCTGCGGGAGGTGATCGACGCGGATTACGCCGTCGTCAACGAGCGCCTGTCGTACCACTACGGCCTCGCCGAGCCGCCCGAGAAGCTCCGCGGCGACGCCGGTAAGACGGCCGATCGCGGCAAGAAGTGGATGCACGAGAAGAAGGTCGACTCCGCCTTCCGCCGCTTCGATCTGAAGGGCGAGGACCGCGCCCGCCGCGGGGGCGTGCTGGGGCTCGGCGGGGCGCTGCTGGCCAGCAGCTATTCGCAACGCACCAGCCCCGTGCTGCGGGGGGCGTGGGTGCTGGAGACGCTGCTCGGGATCAAGGTGCCCTCCCCCCCGCCGGACGTGCCGGAGCTGAAGGGCGGCAATAACTCCAAGGGCACGGTGCGGGAGAAGCTGGCCCGTCACCGGGCCGACCCGGCCTGCTCCGCGTGCCATAACCTGATGGACCCGGTGGGGTTCGCGCTCGACAACTACGACATCCTCGGCCGCTGGCGGACCGAGGAGGGCGGCGCCCCGATCGACGCCTCCGCCACCCTGCCGGACGGCGAAGCGTTCGAGGGGCCGGAGGGGCTCCGGCGAGTCCTGTTGAAGCAGGAGGACCGGGTCGTCCGGCACCTCGCCGCCAAGCTGCTGGGTTACGCCCTGGGACGCAGCCTGGAGGACGGCGACGACTGCACGATCGACCGCGTCGTCGCCGAGGCGACGGAAAACGGCGCCACGACGCGGGCCCTGGTGAAGGCCGTCGTCCGCAGCGTCCCCTTCCGCATGATCGCCCGGGACCCGGCGCCGCCGCACGACGCTGCGCATGAAAACGCCCCGGACGAGCAGTCCGGGGCGAAGCGGTGA
- a CDS encoding serine/threonine-protein kinase, translating into MTPSPPTAASDDAPTAAFEPVRPITLLAGDDDREERLDAVLAELLDDPNSAARAAAYERHPDLADDLRSFFSGHDRLRDAAGPPVGDADQCPPPRFGNYELVRELDRGGMGVVWEARQLAPPRPCAVKVLRAGPDELTAADLARFRTEGAASAALCHPHIVRVYEAGVLPADAGAPGSRPRAFLSMELVAGPNLSNYAAGSPLPPREAAAILADVADAVSHAHARGVLHRDLKPANVLLDLAAERSSSGYGRPGNDEPDARGAPVAKVADFGLAKRFGPTAVDGSGEAVTVDSGQTRTGQIVGTPGYMAPEQAVGHDRGGVAVGVAADVYGLGAILYHLLTGRVPFTDEGDGPMGVLRRVLDADPLPPRSLNPRAARELEAVALKCLRKDPRSRYGGAAEVAAEMRRFLAGEPVQAAGGGAGGLAYRVAGALTASRHEDHFRYWGRSLLAFAGVVAAAHVVIFFAERAGYGFLVAHLLPAGAMLLGLAAVLWCARRKGHGVLPTDSVERPIWAVWSGYLVARGMLTVMAWRQGWDSGVTYGVASLMAGAAFYTLGGHAWGVCYLIAAAFFSAALPLAAVGPWAVPAFGAMWTAVLLWLGLRYCRIDRQRREEAAGAGESLGL; encoded by the coding sequence GTGACCCCCTCGCCCCCGACCGCCGCCTCCGACGACGCTCCCACGGCGGCGTTCGAGCCGGTTCGCCCGATCACGCTCCTCGCCGGGGACGACGATCGGGAAGAGCGGCTCGACGCCGTGCTTGCCGAGCTGCTGGACGACCCCAACTCCGCGGCCCGAGCGGCGGCGTACGAGCGGCACCCGGACCTCGCCGACGATCTGCGGTCGTTCTTCTCCGGCCACGACCGGCTCCGCGACGCCGCCGGCCCGCCCGTCGGCGACGCCGATCAGTGCCCGCCGCCGCGGTTCGGTAACTACGAACTGGTCCGCGAGCTGGACCGCGGGGGGATGGGCGTGGTCTGGGAGGCCCGGCAACTCGCCCCGCCGCGGCCCTGTGCCGTGAAGGTGCTGCGGGCCGGGCCGGACGAACTCACCGCGGCGGACCTCGCCCGGTTCCGCACCGAGGGGGCCGCCAGCGCCGCCCTGTGCCACCCGCACATCGTCCGGGTGTACGAAGCCGGCGTGCTGCCGGCGGACGCCGGCGCCCCCGGCAGTCGGCCGCGGGCGTTCCTGTCGATGGAACTGGTCGCCGGGCCGAACCTTTCCAACTACGCCGCCGGTTCGCCGCTGCCCCCGCGGGAGGCGGCGGCGATTCTGGCCGACGTGGCGGACGCCGTCAGTCACGCCCACGCCCGCGGCGTGCTGCACCGCGATCTCAAGCCGGCGAACGTCCTGCTGGACCTCGCCGCGGAACGGAGCTCCAGCGGGTACGGCAGGCCGGGCAATGACGAACCCGACGCCCGCGGGGCGCCGGTCGCGAAGGTGGCGGACTTCGGCCTCGCCAAACGCTTCGGCCCGACGGCGGTCGACGGCAGCGGCGAGGCGGTCACGGTCGATTCCGGCCAGACCCGCACCGGCCAGATCGTCGGCACGCCGGGCTACATGGCGCCGGAGCAGGCCGTCGGCCACGACCGCGGCGGCGTCGCGGTGGGCGTGGCGGCGGACGTCTACGGGTTGGGAGCGATCCTGTATCACCTCCTCACCGGCCGGGTGCCGTTCACGGACGAAGGGGACGGACCGATGGGCGTGCTGCGGCGGGTGCTCGACGCCGACCCGCTGCCGCCCCGGTCGCTCAATCCCCGGGCGGCCCGGGAACTGGAGGCCGTCGCCTTGAAGTGCCTGCGGAAAGACCCACGGTCGCGGTACGGCGGGGCCGCGGAGGTCGCCGCGGAGATGCGCCGGTTCCTCGCCGGAGAGCCGGTGCAGGCGGCGGGCGGGGGCGCCGGCGGGCTGGCGTACCGTGTCGCGGGCGCTCTGACGGCCAGCCGACACGAGGATCACTTCCGCTACTGGGGCCGCTCCCTGCTGGCGTTCGCGGGGGTGGTGGCCGCGGCCCACGTCGTCATCTTCTTCGCGGAGCGAGCCGGGTACGGCTTTCTCGTCGCCCACCTGTTGCCCGCCGGGGCGATGCTGTTGGGGTTGGCCGCCGTGCTGTGGTGCGCGCGCCGAAAAGGGCACGGCGTACTGCCGACCGACAGCGTCGAGCGCCCCATCTGGGCCGTCTGGTCCGGCTATCTGGTCGCCCGCGGGATGCTCACGGTGATGGCTTGGCGGCAGGGCTGGGACAGCGGCGTGACCTACGGCGTGGCGTCGCTGATGGCTGGGGCGGCGTTCTACACCCTCGGCGGGCACGCCTGGGGCGTCTGCTACCTGATCGCCGCGGCGTTCTTCTCCGCCGCCCTCCCGCTGGCCGCGGTCGGCCCGTGGGCGGTGCCGGCCTTCGGGGCGATGTGGACGGCGGTGCTGCTCTGGCTCGGCCTGCGCTACTGCCGCATCGACCGCCAACGCCGCGAAGAAGCGGCCGGGGCGGGGGAGTCCCTCGGACTCTGA
- a CDS encoding HSP90 family protein: MPADPANAAEPAGSSDHRFQVDLRGVIELLSEHLYSGPRVVVRELLQNGVDALTARTAKDEGFDLSDGRVTLELLPGRTTEDGTQHPPTLSVRDNGVGLTEPEVHEFLAKIGRSAKRGDLQEDSFIGRFGIGLLAGFLVAEEIVAVTRSVMPGSQPVEWRGRADGTYTVRTLNVDLAPGTQVFLRAREDRLEHFEPEVVKKRAASYGSLLPFPVTFKHGAADELLNETPPWERFPTDSPADREGLLEWAEGALGKSFLDAFPVKSDAGKVRGVALVRPESTVRSRTGDHRVYLKRMLLSEKADGLLPDWAFFVTCVLNADGLHPTASREELRDDEDLAAAREELGMSLRRTLLRWAAKDRDRLHRLIDVHYRAVKRLAVEDEEFRKLAADWLPFETTAGRLRLEEIRKRSDDRLRFAATMDQFRQLAPVASAQGMVVINACYTDEQELLESLPDTLPVTTEKVTAADLSEEFSELDDDAWDAAADLLNVAADALAPLDCTPDVRRFDPQTLPALYAIGAEAQFLRDVERSKEQADDLWGSVLDDMAAGRPQVDGPRLCLNWAHPLVRNLAATAATPDEKGGAVARGTVRTAVELLYVQSLMLGHYPLGEAEFELFGDSLLGLIAAAVEGRGVGGNGPGAGSSSDRGGADG, translated from the coding sequence GTGCCCGCCGACCCCGCGAACGCCGCCGAACCCGCCGGTTCCAGCGATCACCGGTTTCAGGTCGACCTGCGGGGCGTGATCGAACTGCTCAGCGAGCACCTGTACTCCGGCCCGCGGGTCGTCGTGCGGGAACTGCTCCAGAACGGCGTGGACGCCCTCACCGCCCGCACGGCGAAGGACGAAGGCTTCGACCTGTCCGACGGCCGGGTGACGTTGGAACTGCTGCCCGGCCGCACGACGGAGGACGGCACGCAGCATCCGCCGACCCTCAGCGTGCGGGATAACGGCGTCGGCCTGACCGAGCCGGAGGTGCACGAGTTCCTCGCCAAGATCGGCCGCAGCGCCAAGCGCGGCGACCTGCAGGAAGACAGCTTCATCGGCCGGTTCGGCATCGGACTGCTGGCGGGGTTCCTGGTGGCGGAGGAGATCGTCGCCGTCACCCGCAGCGTGATGCCGGGGTCGCAGCCGGTCGAGTGGCGCGGCCGGGCGGACGGCACCTACACCGTCCGCACGCTGAACGTCGACCTCGCCCCCGGCACGCAGGTGTTCCTGCGGGCCCGGGAGGATCGGCTGGAGCACTTCGAGCCGGAAGTCGTGAAGAAGCGGGCCGCCTCCTACGGCTCCCTGCTACCCTTCCCGGTCACCTTCAAGCACGGGGCCGCGGACGAACTGCTGAACGAAACCCCGCCCTGGGAACGCTTCCCCACGGACTCCCCCGCCGACCGCGAGGGCCTGTTGGAATGGGCTGAGGGGGCGCTGGGCAAGTCGTTCCTCGACGCCTTCCCGGTGAAGTCCGACGCCGGCAAGGTTCGCGGAGTGGCGCTGGTGCGGCCGGAATCGACCGTCCGCAGCCGGACCGGCGATCATCGGGTCTATCTGAAGCGGATGTTGCTCTCGGAGAAGGCGGACGGCCTGCTGCCGGACTGGGCCTTCTTCGTGACCTGCGTGCTGAACGCCGACGGCCTGCACCCCACCGCCAGCCGGGAGGAACTGCGGGACGACGAGGACCTCGCCGCCGCCCGGGAGGAACTGGGCATGAGCCTGCGGCGCACGCTGCTGCGGTGGGCCGCCAAGGACCGCGACCGCCTGCACCGGCTGATCGACGTGCACTACCGGGCCGTCAAACGGCTGGCCGTGGAGGACGAGGAGTTCCGCAAGCTCGCCGCCGACTGGCTGCCCTTCGAGACCACCGCCGGCCGGCTGCGGTTGGAGGAGATCCGCAAACGCTCCGACGACCGGCTGCGGTTCGCCGCGACGATGGACCAGTTCCGCCAACTCGCTCCGGTGGCGAGCGCCCAAGGGATGGTCGTCATTAACGCCTGCTACACGGACGAGCAGGAACTGCTCGAATCCCTGCCGGACACGCTGCCGGTGACGACGGAGAAGGTGACCGCGGCGGACCTGTCGGAGGAGTTCAGCGAACTGGACGACGACGCCTGGGACGCCGCCGCCGACCTGCTGAACGTCGCCGCGGACGCCCTCGCCCCCCTGGACTGCACGCCGGACGTGCGGCGGTTCGATCCGCAAACGCTGCCGGCGCTGTACGCGATCGGGGCGGAGGCCCAATTCCTCCGCGACGTTGAGCGGTCCAAGGAACAGGCCGATGACTTGTGGGGCAGCGTGCTGGACGACATGGCCGCGGGCCGGCCGCAGGTGGACGGCCCGCGGCTGTGCCTGAACTGGGCGCACCCGCTGGTGCGGAACCTCGCCGCCACCGCCGCCACGCCGGACGAAAAAGGCGGCGCCGTGGCCCGCGGCACGGTGCGGACGGCGGTGGAACTGCTGTACGTCCAGAGCCTGATGCTCGGGCACTACCCGCTGGGCGAGGCGGAGTTCGAACTGTTTGGCGACAGCCTGCTGGGCCTGATCGCCGCCGCCGTCGAGGGCCGCGGCGTCGGCGGGAACGGCCCAGGCGCCGGGAGTTCCAGCGACCGCGGGGGGGCCGATGGCTGA
- a CDS encoding SDR family NAD(P)-dependent oxidoreductase produces the protein MSLSSKLARTAVAATLTAAGTAAGYKLTTRVLRGRYSFAGKTCVVTGGSRGFGLVIARKLVRAGAAVAICARDADQVRRAADELARRGEPGRVVGGVCDVTNREDVRRFLKTVTEALGPVDLLVNNAGLISFGPQASLTAGDYENSLATHFWGPYFFSEEVLPMMKRRRSGRILNVASIGGRVPLVHGNAYTVGKHALVGYSEGLRSEAVKFGVYVTTVCPGLMRTGSPRHALIRGKHEVEYAGFKILDSLPGLSCSAEYAADAALEAVKDGRAEVITPWPFAAVATFHGVFRNFSLDLLGLLGRAMPDAPGPIGDQVTAAKKGYEVETPLSRSALTGLTERAAVRNNEV, from the coding sequence ATGTCGCTGTCCTCCAAACTCGCCCGGACTGCCGTCGCGGCGACGCTGACCGCCGCGGGGACTGCCGCCGGGTACAAGCTGACGACCCGCGTTCTGCGGGGCCGCTACAGCTTCGCCGGGAAGACCTGCGTGGTCACGGGCGGCTCGCGGGGGTTCGGGCTGGTGATCGCCCGCAAGCTGGTGCGGGCCGGGGCCGCCGTGGCGATCTGCGCCCGCGACGCCGATCAGGTCCGCCGGGCCGCCGACGAGCTGGCCCGCCGGGGCGAACCGGGCCGGGTCGTCGGCGGGGTCTGCGACGTCACAAACCGGGAGGACGTGCGGCGGTTCCTCAAGACCGTGACGGAGGCCCTCGGCCCGGTCGATCTGCTGGTGAACAACGCGGGGCTGATCTCCTTCGGCCCGCAGGCCTCGCTGACGGCCGGCGACTACGAGAACAGCCTCGCCACCCACTTCTGGGGGCCGTACTTCTTCAGCGAGGAAGTCCTGCCGATGATGAAGCGGCGGCGGAGCGGGCGGATTCTCAACGTCGCCAGCATCGGCGGCCGCGTGCCGCTGGTGCACGGCAACGCCTACACCGTCGGCAAGCACGCGTTGGTCGGCTACAGCGAGGGGCTGCGGTCCGAGGCGGTGAAGTTCGGCGTGTACGTCACCACCGTCTGCCCCGGCCTGATGCGGACCGGCTCCCCGCGGCACGCCCTGATCCGCGGCAAGCACGAGGTGGAGTACGCCGGCTTCAAGATTCTGGACAGCCTCCCGGGCCTCAGTTGCAGTGCCGAGTACGCCGCCGACGCGGCGCTGGAGGCCGTGAAGGACGGTCGGGCCGAGGTGATCACCCCGTGGCCGTTCGCCGCGGTCGCGACCTTCCACGGCGTCTTTCGTAACTTCAGCCTCGATCTGCTCGGCCTGCTGGGCCGGGCGATGCCGGACGCCCCCGGGCCGATCGGCGATCAGGTCACCGCGGCGAAGAAGGGGTACGAAGTGGAGACCCCGCTGAGCCGCTCCGCCCTGACCGGCCTCACCGAACGGGCCGCCGTGCGGAACAACGAGGTGTGA
- a CDS encoding ROK family protein, producing MPLSGQTTPGGPPLLGIDVGGTNIKAAVVDAGGVVRGHGSVPTEQELGPGAGLDRIEAAANAALEDAGVGLWDVAAVGLATPGPMNLKAGTLLCPSNLPGWQNWAIREAVEARFSKPTTLQNDANAAAYGEYWSGAGRDADSLVLWTLGTGIGCGIILRDAVIEGEHSHGSECGHIIIDCRPDARVHPGTGMRGTLEAYCGARGVIARARDALNVDRGQSAMHERLAGGAKLTPKLICEVAAEGDELALGILTETAQLLGVGTVSILHTIDPDCVLLAGAMTFGGPGTTTGDLFLDTLRLEVKRRAFPTVAEHLDVSFAGLGADAGVVGAAGCARRAFAG from the coding sequence ATGCCCCTCTCTGGTCAGACCACCCCCGGCGGACCGCCGCTGCTGGGCATCGACGTGGGCGGCACCAACATCAAGGCCGCGGTGGTGGACGCCGGCGGGGTCGTCCGCGGGCACGGATCGGTCCCCACGGAGCAGGAACTCGGCCCCGGCGCGGGACTGGACCGGATCGAAGCGGCCGCGAACGCCGCCTTAGAGGACGCGGGCGTCGGGCTATGGGACGTCGCCGCCGTCGGCCTCGCCACGCCGGGTCCGATGAACCTCAAGGCGGGCACGCTGCTGTGCCCCTCGAACCTGCCCGGCTGGCAAAACTGGGCGATCCGCGAGGCCGTCGAAGCCCGCTTCTCCAAGCCGACGACCCTGCAGAACGACGCCAACGCCGCCGCCTACGGCGAGTACTGGTCCGGCGCCGGCCGCGACGCGGACAGCCTCGTCCTCTGGACGCTCGGCACGGGCATCGGCTGCGGGATTATCCTCCGCGACGCCGTCATCGAGGGGGAACACAGTCACGGCAGCGAGTGCGGCCACATCATCATCGACTGTCGCCCCGACGCCCGCGTGCACCCCGGCACCGGCATGCGGGGCACGCTGGAGGCCTACTGCGGTGCCCGCGGCGTGATCGCTCGCGCCCGCGACGCGCTGAACGTCGACCGCGGCCAATCGGCGATGCACGAACGGCTCGCCGGGGGGGCGAAGCTCACGCCGAAGCTGATCTGCGAGGTCGCCGCCGAGGGCGACGAACTGGCGCTGGGCATCCTCACCGAGACCGCCCAACTGTTGGGGGTGGGCACCGTTTCGATTTTGCACACGATCGACCCGGACTGCGTGCTGCTGGCCGGGGCGATGACCTTCGGCGGTCCCGGCACGACCACCGGCGACCTGTTCCTCGACACGCTCCGTTTGGAGGTGAAGCGCCGGGCCTTCCCCACGGTCGCGGAGCACCTCGACGTGAGCTTCGCCGGCCTCGGCGCCGACGCCGGCGTGGTCGGGGCAGCCGGTTGCGCCCGGCGGGCCTTCGCCGGTTGA
- a CDS encoding ribosomal eL19 family protein, with amino-acid sequence MNALKLAAVVAIGFGTASLTTAAPPSCGACPSKAKRTVQVETADATLTASDLFVTVAACSEGSCPTADCPATCTGPGSACCAEMGCCKKTAACTGAACEKTAACTGAACEKTAACTGAACEKTAACTGAACEKTAACTGAACEKTATCDAPAPTACSLATCSDAVPATAVVVCSASSEAAPPAPSRTFACSGTACPITVCVATADACPTAACGTSACTTAACTKTACETAACSAGSCEIAACGTNACGLRGVIAKQFTTIVTSAANDLSSCAAECALACGTACRGAACDGGPCPSGVCSEIACETSPCKSAPACTSTDDCPGWVSAPALAAPSHAIPYPIAYEPAGLYGVQRTAAVDATSFGYAAPAAYAVPVETNSALPVGRWTRTLNDQSVTIAVSPNGSFTATCTVPNAGCSLSVSGDCRATEDGLLFGVVTSAKVCPGSGSHDGSVDPVSCVEVEGFCRALIDQPFSARCRVKDQSMTVSHALFGGIGFIGTPGPGEPAHLALTMFSGAYQAE; translated from the coding sequence ATGAACGCCCTGAAACTCGCCGCCGTCGTCGCGATCGGCTTTGGCACGGCCTCGCTGACGACCGCCGCCCCGCCCTCTTGCGGCGCCTGCCCGTCCAAGGCCAAACGGACCGTCCAGGTCGAGACGGCCGACGCCACGCTGACCGCGTCCGACCTCTTCGTCACGGTCGCCGCCTGCTCCGAAGGCTCCTGCCCCACCGCGGACTGCCCCGCGACCTGCACCGGCCCGGGCTCCGCCTGCTGCGCCGAGATGGGCTGCTGCAAGAAGACCGCCGCCTGCACCGGCGCCGCTTGCGAGAAGACCGCCGCCTGCACCGGCGCCGCTTGCGAGAAGACCGCCGCCTGCACCGGCGCCGCCTGCGAGAAAACCGCCGCCTGCACCGGCGCCGCCTGCGAGAAAACCGCCGCCTGCACCGGCGCCGCCTGCGAGAAAACCGCCACCTGCGACGCCCCGGCCCCGACCGCCTGTTCGCTGGCCACCTGCAGCGACGCCGTGCCCGCCACCGCCGTAGTCGTCTGCTCCGCCTCGTCCGAAGCCGCCCCGCCGGCCCCGAGTCGCACGTTCGCCTGTAGCGGGACCGCCTGCCCGATCACCGTCTGCGTTGCGACCGCCGACGCCTGCCCGACCGCCGCCTGCGGGACCTCGGCCTGCACGACCGCCGCCTGCACGAAGACCGCGTGCGAAACCGCCGCCTGCTCCGCCGGGTCTTGCGAGATCGCCGCTTGCGGCACGAACGCCTGCGGCTTGCGGGGGGTGATCGCCAAGCAGTTCACCACCATCGTGACCAGCGCCGCCAACGACCTGTCCTCCTGCGCCGCCGAGTGCGCCCTCGCCTGCGGCACGGCGTGCCGCGGCGCCGCCTGCGACGGCGGCCCCTGTCCGAGCGGCGTGTGCAGCGAGATCGCCTGCGAGACCAGCCCCTGTAAGTCCGCGCCGGCCTGCACCTCGACCGACGACTGCCCCGGCTGGGTCTCCGCCCCGGCGCTCGCCGCCCCCTCGCACGCGATCCCCTACCCGATCGCCTACGAACCGGCCGGACTTTACGGCGTGCAGCGGACTGCCGCCGTCGACGCCACGTCGTTCGGCTACGCCGCCCCGGCCGCCTACGCCGTGCCGGTCGAGACGAACTCCGCCCTGCCGGTCGGCCGCTGGACCCGCACCCTGAACGACCAGTCCGTCACGATCGCCGTGAGCCCCAACGGCTCTTTCACCGCGACCTGCACCGTGCCGAACGCCGGCTGCTCCCTGAGCGTCTCCGGCGACTGCCGGGCCACCGAGGACGGCCTGCTGTTCGGCGTCGTCACCTCCGCGAAGGTCTGCCCCGGCTCCGGCAGCCACGACGGCTCCGTCGATCCGGTCTCCTGCGTGGAAGTCGAAGGCTTCTGCCGGGCCCTGATCGATCAGCCCTTCAGCGCCCGCTGCCGGGTGAAGGACCAGTCCATGACCGTCTCGCACGCCCTGTTCGGCGGCATCGGCTTCATTGGCACCCCCGGCCCCGGCGAACCGGCTCACCTCGCCCTGACGATGTTCAGCGGCGCCTACCAGGCCGAGTGA